The following proteins are co-located in the Mesorhizobium australicum WSM2073 genome:
- a CDS encoding VOC family protein — MTDQTRPRPKVLGGLTPYLQVDGAIKAAEFYKKAFGAEEVFAYPADEKGRTMHIHLYINGSTLMLGDAYPEHGHPHQAAQGYTLQLHLGKDDIDAWWKRAVDAGCEAVTPLQVMFWGDRWGQVKDPFGVAWAMNAPTE, encoded by the coding sequence ATGACCGACCAGACCCGACCCCGGCCAAAAGTGCTTGGCGGATTGACCCCCTATCTTCAGGTCGACGGTGCCATCAAGGCGGCCGAGTTCTACAAGAAGGCTTTCGGGGCCGAGGAAGTCTTTGCCTACCCGGCGGACGAAAAAGGCCGCACCATGCATATCCATCTCTATATCAACGGCTCGACACTGATGCTAGGCGACGCCTATCCGGAACACGGCCATCCGCACCAGGCGGCACAGGGCTATACGCTGCAGCTCCATCTCGGCAAGGATGATATCGACGCTTGGTGGAAGCGCGCCGTCGACGCCGGCTGCGAGGCCGTCACGCCGCTGCAGGTGATGTTCTGGGGCGACCGCTGGGGCCAGGTGAAGGATCCCTTCGGCGTCGCATGGGCAATGAACGCACCGACGGAATAG
- a CDS encoding glutathione S-transferase, giving the protein MILYYQTHSPFARKALVFAHEAGVADQLQVIHHETSPTLHNASVHAENPLGQVPVLLRPGAPAIFDSDVICAYLDTLHDDRKLLPQVGEARWQALRLQSAAQGLAQTGIALRWETERRPEQLRYDALAEGYRQKIEATYDWAEGALDDEAPLHVGHIALATTLSWMAFRHLPSFGSRARLTRWFEAFERRASMRATPLSGDTHD; this is encoded by the coding sequence ATGATCCTCTATTATCAGACCCACTCACCTTTCGCGCGCAAGGCGCTGGTCTTCGCGCATGAGGCAGGCGTCGCCGATCAGCTCCAGGTCATTCATCACGAAACCAGCCCGACCTTGCACAACGCCAGTGTCCACGCCGAAAACCCGCTAGGCCAAGTGCCGGTGCTGCTGCGTCCGGGTGCGCCGGCGATCTTCGATTCCGACGTCATCTGCGCCTATCTCGATACGTTGCATGATGACCGGAAGTTGCTGCCGCAGGTCGGCGAGGCACGCTGGCAGGCGTTGCGGCTGCAATCGGCCGCCCAAGGCCTTGCGCAGACGGGCATCGCCTTGCGCTGGGAGACGGAAAGGAGACCCGAACAGCTGCGCTATGATGCTCTTGCCGAAGGATATCGGCAGAAGATCGAGGCGACCTACGACTGGGCCGAGGGCGCCCTTGACGACGAGGCGCCGCTCCATGTTGGACATATTGCGCTAGCCACCACGCTGTCCTGGATGGCGTTCCGTCATCTTCCGTCGTTTGGTTCGCGGGCGCGGCTGACGCGCTGGTTCGAGGCTTTCGAAAGGCGTGCGTCGATGCGTGCGACGCCGCTTTCGGGCGATACACATGATTGA
- a CDS encoding HigA family addiction module antitoxin: MTVHEPTRPIERCPSHPGALLEDIIPATGKTKVEIANLLGISRQQLYDIIRERKPVSPAVAARLGKLFGDGAAIWLRMQAAFDAWHAEREVDVSAIPTLKVA; the protein is encoded by the coding sequence ATGACCGTGCACGAGCCGACGCGTCCGATCGAGCGTTGCCCCTCCCACCCGGGAGCGCTGCTTGAGGACATTATCCCGGCAACTGGAAAGACCAAGGTGGAAATTGCAAATCTGCTCGGGATATCCCGGCAGCAGCTCTATGACATTATCCGCGAAAGGAAGCCGGTTTCGCCGGCGGTGGCCGCTCGCCTTGGGAAGCTGTTCGGCGACGGCGCCGCGATCTGGCTTCGGATGCAGGCGGCTTTCGATGCCTGGCACGCCGAGCGTGAGGTCGATGTTTCGGCTATTCCCACGCTCAAGGTCGCATAG
- a CDS encoding type II toxin-antitoxin system RelE/ParE family toxin: MIKSFKNKALSDLFQTGKTGKIDAKMHKRILVRLDRLEASEKPEEMNLPGFDFHSLKGLDPIRYTVHVNGPWCITFEFDGNDAARVDFEQYH, encoded by the coding sequence ATGATCAAATCGTTCAAGAACAAGGCGCTGTCCGACCTTTTTCAAACCGGAAAAACCGGCAAGATCGATGCCAAGATGCACAAGCGCATCCTTGTTCGGCTTGACCGCCTGGAAGCATCGGAAAAGCCGGAGGAGATGAACCTTCCCGGCTTCGACTTCCATTCGCTGAAAGGCCTCGATCCCATCCGCTACACGGTCCACGTCAATGGTCCGTGGTGCATTACATTTGAATTCGACGGTAACGACGCCGCCCGCGTCGATTTCGAGCAATATCACTGA
- a CDS encoding ABC-F family ATP-binding cassette domain-containing protein, with protein sequence MALISFKSLGVTMSAPLFSNLDLSIGNGDRLGIVAANGRGKSTLLKCLTGELEPTTGDISRTRGLRVGHVEQSVAPALLGRTFYEVVAEALPPEQADSEMWRVDVVLDSLDVPEPMRGREMQALSGGWQRLALIARVWVTDPDMLLLDEPTNHLDLARISQLETWLNALPREVPVIIASHDRAFLDATTNRTLFLRPEQSPVFSLPYSRAREALDEVDASTERKFQRDMKVAQQLRRQAAKLNNIGINSGSDLLTVKTKQLNQRAEKLEEAANPAHREKSAGAIKLANRGTHAKVLITLDDVAVETPDGTLLFRTGKRHICQGDRIVLLGRNGVGKSRFVTMIRNAILEPDTVRNVKVTPSTVLGYSDQALSGISGDDTPLAMVSRRYDVGEQRARSLLAGAGVVIEMQEKKIGVLSGGQKARLMMLALRLANPNFYLLDEPTNHLDIDGQEALEEELLKHQASCLLASHDRSFIRAIGNRFWLIEKRKLTEVEDPESFFREVAEGTG encoded by the coding sequence ATGGCCCTGATCAGCTTCAAATCCCTCGGCGTCACCATGAGTGCGCCGCTCTTTTCCAATCTCGACCTCAGCATCGGCAACGGCGACCGGCTCGGCATCGTCGCCGCCAACGGCCGCGGCAAGTCGACCTTGCTCAAATGCCTGACCGGCGAACTGGAACCGACGACAGGCGACATCAGCCGCACGCGCGGTCTGCGTGTCGGCCATGTCGAGCAGTCCGTTGCCCCTGCCCTGCTTGGCCGCACTTTTTACGAGGTTGTGGCTGAGGCGTTACCGCCCGAACAGGCCGACAGCGAGATGTGGCGCGTCGATGTGGTTCTCGATTCGCTTGACGTGCCCGAGCCGATGCGCGGGCGAGAAATGCAGGCACTGAGCGGCGGCTGGCAGCGGCTGGCGCTGATCGCCCGCGTCTGGGTCACCGATCCCGACATGCTTTTGCTCGACGAGCCGACCAACCATCTCGACCTTGCCCGCATCAGCCAATTGGAAACCTGGCTCAACGCGCTGCCGCGCGAGGTGCCCGTCATCATCGCCAGCCATGACCGCGCCTTCCTAGACGCCACCACCAACCGGACGCTGTTCCTGCGCCCGGAACAGTCGCCGGTGTTCTCCCTCCCCTATTCCCGCGCCAGGGAGGCGCTGGACGAGGTTGACGCGTCGACCGAACGAAAGTTCCAGCGCGACATGAAGGTGGCGCAGCAATTGCGCCGGCAGGCGGCCAAGCTCAACAATATCGGCATCAATTCCGGCAGCGACCTGCTGACGGTCAAGACCAAGCAACTCAACCAGCGCGCGGAAAAATTGGAAGAGGCCGCCAATCCGGCTCATCGCGAGAAATCGGCGGGCGCGATCAAACTCGCCAATCGCGGCACCCACGCCAAGGTGCTGATCACGCTTGACGACGTGGCGGTCGAAACGCCCGACGGCACGCTGCTGTTCAGGACCGGCAAGCGCCACATCTGCCAGGGCGACCGCATCGTGCTGCTCGGCCGCAACGGCGTCGGCAAGTCGCGCTTCGTCACCATGATCCGCAACGCCATCCTCGAGCCGGACACGGTGCGGAATGTGAAGGTGACGCCGTCCACCGTGCTCGGCTACAGCGACCAGGCGCTGTCGGGCATCAGCGGCGACGACACGCCGCTGGCGATGGTCTCGCGCCGTTACGATGTCGGCGAACAGCGCGCCCGCTCGCTGCTTGCCGGCGCCGGCGTGGTCATCGAGATGCAGGAGAAAAAGATCGGTGTTCTGTCGGGCGGCCAGAAGGCACGGCTGATGATGCTGGCGCTCAGGCTCGCCAATCCCAATTTCTATCTGCTCGACGAGCCCACCAACCATCTCGACATAGACGGCCAGGAAGCGCTGGAGGAAGAGTTGCTGAAGCACCAGGCAAGCTGTCTGCTCGCCTCGCACGACCGCTCCTTCATCCGCGCCATCGGCAACCGCTTCTGGCTGATCGAGAAGCGGAAGCTGACCGAAGTCGAGGATCCGGAGAGCTTCTTCCGCGAGGTGGCTGAGGGAACCGGCTGA